One genomic region from Bacteroidota bacterium encodes:
- the menB gene encoding 1,4-dihydroxy-2-naphthoyl-CoA synthase has protein sequence MDQQINWSTIKKYQEILFTFHEGIAKISINRPEKHNAFTPLTVSEMIDAMHICRTDPKIDVIILTGEGGKAFCSGGDQSIRGHGGYISDEGTPHLNVLDLQKMIRSIPKAVIAMVAGWSIGGGHVLHIMCDLTIAAENAKFGQTGPKVGSFDGGFGASYLARIVGQKKAREIWFLCDQYDAHEAKDMGLVNKVVPLVSLEETTVQWCKKIQQKSPLAIRALKSAFNADLDGQAGIQELAGNATLLYYLSDEAKEGKNAFLEKRDPDFSKFPKFP, from the coding sequence ATGGACCAACAAATCAATTGGAGTACAATTAAAAAGTATCAGGAAATCCTTTTCACATTTCATGAAGGTATTGCTAAAATCAGTATCAACAGACCTGAAAAACACAATGCATTTACGCCACTTACCGTTAGTGAAATGATTGATGCCATGCACATTTGCCGAACTGATCCCAAAATAGATGTAATCATTTTAACGGGTGAAGGAGGCAAAGCATTTTGTAGTGGAGGCGATCAATCAATTCGTGGACATGGAGGTTATATATCAGACGAAGGAACACCTCATTTGAATGTGCTCGATCTTCAGAAAATGATTCGTTCTATTCCAAAAGCTGTGATTGCCATGGTAGCTGGCTGGTCAATTGGAGGAGGCCATGTGTTGCATATTATGTGCGACTTAACCATTGCCGCTGAAAATGCTAAATTTGGACAAACAGGACCGAAGGTTGGAAGTTTTGATGGAGGTTTTGGCGCCTCTTATTTAGCGCGTATTGTAGGCCAGAAAAAAGCACGTGAAATTTGGTTTTTATGTGATCAATATGATGCACATGAAGCTAAAGATATGGGATTGGTCAATAAAGTTGTTCCACTAGTTTCGCTTGAAGAAACAACTGTTCAATGGTGTAAAAAGATTCAACAGAAAAGTCCTTTGGCTATTCGGGCATTAAAATCAGCTTTTAATGCAGACCTCGATGGACAAGCTGGCATACAGGAATTAGCAGGAAACGCGACTTTGCTTTACTATTTATCAGATGAAGCCAAAGAAGGGAAAAATGCTTTTCTTGAAAAAAGAGATCCTGATTTTAGTAAGTTTCCAAAGTTTCCTTAG